Genomic window (Oryzias latipes chromosome 17, ASM223467v1):
CGCTGCGCTACACTGATCAAAGCCTGCTATACTGCAACCCATCCCCACCacacaaaaggggaaaaaaaaaaaagaacacttaaCTATGCTAATCTGaaggacaaatatttttttaatcttattaaaaaacaagttaatgCCAATAATTGGTGGGCAAACTTTGTGCAGGGTGATGAtttctgaggaaaaaaatccagCTCAGAGGGACAAAGTTCCCCTGCTTTATTTCTGATCTGTCACCTTCTATAAATGCAGATTCCTGAAGCAGTTCTAGTTCTGCAGTGAGTCTGGGCTGATGCTTGCAGCTCTCCATGGCATGCTAAGGAACTTTATATGCACcaaagttataaaaaatatttaggaGTTTCATGAAGAATATTTAGTTTTCTTTGGATGTTTGCTTTTACAATACTGTTTCCTTATAAAGAGACCAGTGCAGTAAAAATGAAAGGCAACATATATGTTTTATCAGAAATGAGGAGGGTGTGGTAGAGTAAGTGTTGTAAAGTGAACCTGAGGAGTAATGGAACAatttttggacagatgagaccagAATGAAGATGTTTGCCTTCAAACCCatgaattatatattttttaaaacatgaatacagaaaaaaaacctatcAAGCACAGGAAGTAGACCTTTGTGTTGGTGCGGCTGGTGCAATTGTTGGTCACTTTAACTccataaagatttatttgtatTCCTCTATTGGGTATTGCAGAGATGAGTCCTCTGAGAGGACACTCCACCAAAGCTAAAAAGCGTTTTAGGCGGTGATCTGTCATCGTGTCCTGAGCGCTTCAGCCTGTAAGCACCTCGGTAACCCTTGATTTGTCAGCTGTGGACATGCCATGAGCCCCACTCAATCCCTGAGAGGAAGCATTGGAGGATGAAGGGGGAGACAATAGGAGGCAGAGCGTTGAACTACAGACCTAAAGAGCGTGAGGGCAGCTGTCAAAACATCAACTCAAAATTATAAGCAGCCCCTGATTGGAAACTTTAAATGGTGGTTTCATATTCAAGCAGCAAATGCACCTTCAATCTTCCTTTATTCAAAAGAATCAAAAGTAAAATTGTGGGTTTAGTAGTTTAAGTATCTGATTTTTTCCACAGTGCACTTTTGGAGAtctaaaaagtaattttctgaAACAAAACTTTATGAAAAGTCTTACAAGAATCTGATGATGAGTTTCAATGCGGAGagatgctttattttgaaaatccctgCCTATGCCCAAAAGTAGGcaggttaggctctggcagcaCAGTGACCCGAGAAAGGGATAGAGCAGGATTCGAAAATAGATTGAACATTATTATGGGAAATTGATCCTGTTTTGTATTACAGCATTGCTGCATATTTACTTTGAACAACACTGATCATAAAAATTCTGAGCTATAATTATCTGTATGCAGCTTTCCAGTACCATTTTTAGAACCTATATGAAGATCAGCTAAATGGCAACAACTCAACATGGATACAGAATACTCTTCCtgggttttcttttcaaaccttcaacaaaaacggtgaggaatattggagctatcctctggatctctttgtctgcaagtggatgcatcagaatggagagaaggagggagcttgtgacctgcccagcgtattttctacatcacaaataagatttcttccaaacacattttttatctgctcctgattcaccattatttgaacaaagaaatactcagaataaCAATTTTAAGTTTCGTTTTCGttcatcgtgagaaaaataccacaagaacatgttaaaaacagcaaaaacatgaattttattttggtgggtctctaaaatatattttgttacCATTTTCAGCACATgggattttttaatgtaaatacaATGACTTTGCATTTTCCAGTTCTTCATTAGCAAACTTTGTTCTAACCAGTGTGTTTTTGATCAGAACCCATCTATCTCATGACCTCATAACCAACACAGATCAAAACAGCCAATGGCATCACAGCTGGATTTACTGCGAGTTCCATCAGATGCAGAAACAGAGAGATAAAAACAAGATATTGTTTTGCAAggtcatatttttatttctttaaaaatagaggtcattatttagaaaaaaaaaaaaggtcccatCAATGGTTGGTCAGAACGATGACGCTGGTCGAGGACGTCTGTGGACGGAGCAAACCTTCACAACTCTTTGTTGGTGCGATTTTCGCTTTCCCCCTGATCTGAAACCAAAACCGTaggaaaaataaatcttctgACGAAAGAACAAAAGCTGCAGGCGTGATCCGTCTTTCTCTGTCATCAGGATTTTAAGCACCGGCCACCACAAAATGTGTTGTGGACATTTACCACAGAcactgctgcagagctgctcctccacaCCATCTGCTTTCTTGCTGAACGTGGATATGATGgcgtcctccagctcctccaccaATGTTTCACACTGGGaaggaaacacaacaggaaaacaCACATTCAGTAGAAATATACAAATGAACAGACTACCATGGGGTTGGGTTGGCTGGAGCTTATAGCCTGAGAGACCATCTGCCTGTTGGCAAGGATTCACATCCTGAACCTGACAGTCAACAGCTTCAACCCACAATGCTTAGCAGTgtgtttattattgtttatttgacCATTCTTTTGGAGACATGTTATCGCAGAAGACTTCACTCCAATTCATCCCAATCGTGTTGTATGAGGTGGAGGTTGTTGAGTAAAGATCTTCCACACAAATTCACTCATCTGTGTCGTCATGGACCTCGCTTTGGGAACAGTCATGTTGGCATAGGATGGGCCATCTTTACACAAATGCTCCAAACCGGGGAGTCTGCAACCTGACGCTCTGGAGCCacagctggctcctttgtgattTTGGCCCTTTGTTTTTGGATCAAAATGCTAaacatttggataaaaaatatttgtttgcagTTGTAGTTAAATTGATTTAGTTAATAAAGTTTGTGTTAAGATTTTTAATATGTCAGATAACCAAGCGAAATTATGGTAAAAGGTTGAATCTACTCTTTTAGGAGTTTGTTGTtgaaatacagatttttttaaaattggattCTGAACTAATGTTGGGATGTTTATATTCAATAGTAAGAGGAGAAGAAGGATGAAGGAGAACCactttttattcaaacaaatgAAATCTGCTACAGTAGGAAGAAACAcagtgtgtattttattttgaaaggaacttgtatgtgctgcaataaaaagtaaaataagttgAAATTgttaaacaaaattataaaactGCTCTCATTCAACTATTGCCAATATTAAAAATACTATATGATATAAAAGAATGATTTAATGgttgcaaaaacagaaataatgttattttttttctaaattgcaGTGTGATTTTGTGGGTTTTAGTAAGAAATGGACCCAAATGGTTCCTGTAGCGTTTAAGGTTGCAGACTCCTGGTCCAGATTCCTGATATgctgtggggggagggggggggggggggggggctctacCTGGTTATTGAGATGTTTCCAATCACAGCCTCATGACACCATTTATACTTGTTCTTGTCATATTTATCAGGGAAAAAAGTACCAAAAACCCTTGTTGCCCTAGCAACATTCTATCGTACAATgattatatttgtttatttatctttgtaGACTTGTTTGTTCTCCCTTACTGCATTTTCATGCAGATGCAGCTTAAACAACCCTGAGTCATCTCTGAAAAGGTCTACTAATCTGGCATCATTCAAATGTATCTATAAAATGgcaataaaatgtgtttgttttgcagcaAAATGTGATCCTTGCAAACGTGTGTGATACGTTTTATGCACCATCCTTGCAAAGGAAGAAATGTTCCAATTTTGtacattaagattaaaaatgaacaaacgtCCGTGAAGACTGTGTGAATttgaaatgcagcaggttttccTCAGTTAAACTTCTgtataattcatttaaaaaaggaaacagaataAGCTGATGGAAAATAATTTGAAACTGGACATCCAGAAGTAATTAACAACTACATGTGTTCAGTAGTTAATCTAACAGGCGACAACATACTGCAAATGTCAGGCCGGTGGACGCCTCAGGTCCATCAAACTGGAAATTCTTCAAATCTGGAAAGCCTCCGTCAGCCCCGGTGCTTCTAGGAGCAAACCTCCTGTACTGCTTCTGCTGGGTGTTGGGGTCCAAGTAGAGGGCGTAGTCACTCATGCTTTTGCAAACCTCCTCCAGAAGCTCGCCGAGGTGAGTCTCTGAGCGAGCCAGTGGGACCTGAACACAGAGACATGAGGACATGCAGAGCACTtaggaatgctttaaaaaaatctgatttagtGTTAAAACCTATAAAATAGCTAGAGTGTGTGGTTTTAAGATTCACACAGATGTAGAAAACCAGCCTAAATCCATTTACCTCCATTTAGACTTCTAGACGAGAAGATGTCTAAGAAGGTACACcaaaaaactgttaaagaaaacagtgagaagcaatgtgtatcacgttGAAACCTGTTTTGATGACCCTGCATACatctgaccacatttcaatgagttactGTGTCTCATCTTGTGCTGAAATGCAACGTAacttttaggatgacgtcacagcagcacagaaaagcatgtaagaagggTTTTCTggggtgttaaaataaacactaacaagtaaacagttggacccttttttctgtttgataacacgaaaatcgtcggggggggggggggggggggtatttttacatttttcgttcttatataactgctattcctttttttgcttttttcattttatttcccaactaatgactaatccacgatgatccagtataaactgagggaagtgactttaacaaaaaaagttacaaacaaaatagaaaagaagtagtccgctcccgcacttcactagtgaagtggaccggcggagcgcggacttaaagttttgtgtttgatgggaagggggggggggtacatgagcggtatgtgtgggagatttaagactgcgatccgtcccgcagctctaggggtacaagcaaccgaactcagaaccgggtctaaaggtgtgtctgagcacagctcggatcgtcagcacacacagcggtttgagcttcagagcagaaatgtcgctcagtccttagaaaacattcaaacaatcacgtggatttgtgtttccagtcgtgtcccgactaaataaaggctgatgttattcttacatgtttacgtgcagccagcaagcagcaccacccaaagctaatgttgttagcccgtgttagcatactgctaatcctggcttcgttcagaaaaagcactgaccacacggattaaaattcaaatgatgagcgaacaggtgtttcacaataaccgtaacattattaaaagcacgtttagaagatcatctcgtattttaccgagctgacatgtcaatgtatatagccgctcggcgctgtttaacattgttttgtattgaattgttacattcaataaagtttgaaaaaaaaaagccgctcggcggaatttatatccttccggttttcaaaccctactgcgcatgtgcgaatgatttattccgacggaaagtgtgaccttagtgaacgtttttatattctgaaaacatttttctgggcccatgtacacggttggattctaatccgaccattgatcccatcaagatattttgtacatgtaaccgcggcttatggtgtcgacgcgcaacgtggcgggggcgtggcctcacgatggtggtctctccatcgggatgtcagtcacccatcacgatggacgatgatatcgtccatcggcacaaccctagtacggtggccgttttggtccagttgttccgctccgaggacagattgtattcagactgaggaatctcagagcaaaccgaagctcagtccgattggaaacgaaccgagaccacctccaaagacgggtcagagagcggttcctggtcccggacgaAGGTCTgattgggtgtattcagactgaaaacttGTTCCAGATTTTCAgggaaaacaaactctggttcacttaaagtgGACCAAATGTGTTCAGTCTGAATAGACCCTTAATTTGCCTCTCAAgtaccaaaggaaaaaaattctaaaaaaaaaatgaatgaaccaGAGGAAACCTGCCTCTTTGGTTCAATCACCAGTTGAGTATAATTTGGTGAGATGCAGTGGGGATTTATAACAGGCTATAAAATCCTATTATTCAAAATTAATacacataaaataaagaaaaaaaacacgtttcttAGTAGACCTGTATCCAGACTGACTGAGAAGACAGTTTTGGCAAAACTCCTAAATACAGTAGCGGATTCAGGAACCACAGCTTCAATGATCACTGAACCACAGATTCTTTTAGAGCACTTTTGTCCTTTTGAGCTTTCTGAGCATCAATTCTATCATATTGTAAACCATCAGCTTGTCTCTTGCATTTGATTCTAGCCCGACTGTTTACCAAGATTTAAGATAGTGGTCAATAGACCAGATTTTAACCGCAATAATTGGAATTATTCTCACTTTCTCTCTCTGGGGGCAAATCTGACCCCCTCAACTCAAAAACTTTTACATGCCTTTGTGTCGAACGTTGGTTGTGAAGGGAGATTTAGGGGTTCAAAGTTTTTCATGTCATGGCACAGTCATACAGTGAATCAAATTGGGGTTAAAGTTCTGGCACTttgtaaataaactgaattaaattgaattgaagtagatcagaaaaacaaatcaacccAGTTGGCTTTGATTCCCGTGAAGGAACACAAACTACAATTTCTCTTGTCATTATCTCTAAACGTTGAGGAAACACTCAGAGCCAAGTGGAAATGTGgcgattaaagaaaaacaaacgtcATGTTGGagctttaaaggaaaaaggaagtatttttgagctaaaaacaaaagtcaagtCGTGCTCCGGGTCTCGGCTGACCCAGTGTCAGATGTGCAACAGTGCGATGGTCTGTGTGGGTCAGCAGGGTGACCACTCGCTTCCGTAGCCTTTTCTCCATTCACACTAACAAACTTACTGCTACAATTTAGACTTTTAACCTTTAAGAGTGCTCTCTCCACCTCTACACCACCACATTGTTCCTCTGGGACAAAGACACCATGACAGTTGTGTCTAGACAGGTGCAGAGTGCAGCCCAGCGCTCTGCTCGCTGCGTCCCCGCATGCATTCGGGATGCCAAGGGCGACTGAGAAACAGGTCCAAGTGGTCTGCTCACAACTCCACTGAGGCTGAACAGTGGGATGGATTAGAAAAAGAGATCAGGACATGAAGAAATGTTCCCCGACCTACTTGATAACACCTGTACTAAACTCCAGACCAAGTACAAAAGTAACATAAGAGAAGCACAGGAATATTGATGAgtttaaactgaacaaagaGCTTCCCTGCCATCTGCTTTCGGGTGGATCTGTCCTCCTCCTGTCTGTCCTTAGAGTTGGCAGAAGATCCTGAACACCCGCCACTTTTAGCATTGATTGAGCCCCCCCCAGAAAACTCTGCAGCTCTGAGATAGAAGGAAGGACGGAAGTTGGCAGGTCAACTGAATGTGTTGCAGCATGAGGCCAAAGGTTAAAGGCCATGAGCACTGGGGAATGTAGGTCAAACAGGTCGTGGACGATGAGCATCACCTATCAATCAAATCCTGTCTGTCATGACTTTGACACCATTGGGGAGAGAAAatcttttctcttgtttaaatcaactaatgtttaaaaaaaatattgttgtttttttctgtcagaattGAAGCAGTACCACCTGCCTCTCAGTTTGAATTGTCAGCACCTCACATTTTATTCAGTTATAAACTGATAAAAGCCTGTAAGAAAAAAGTCCTCAAAGGACAAAATAACCGTCATCCTGAACTTCTACCAGTAAAGCAAATTCATCCATAAATTATGTCCTGAGTGATCCTTCAGCAACTCAAAATttgtcaaatataaaaaataatttaagggCAGGAGAAATAAAAGGtcgtttttctttaaaagtcacTGTTGAGGTTGtagttgttcatttaaaaaaaagctttacttCGTTTTATCTTCGAGGTTCTTCGTGTTTAAATTAGAtatcaaactaaacaaaaaaaatctcctacatgatttgaaatgtttttattgatttatccTTCATTGATTGATACTGTTAGGGTTCAATAGTTCAAAATTCAGGTAAAGACACAAACTTTATACATAAATTTGGTCAAAATCTTTGTTAGAAACCAGCTGTCTGctgttttaaagaagttttaAGGAGGAAATTAAAGTTTTGGCTCTAACCGTGAGAAAGCCAAAGGAAAAGCACGagggattctcagacaggtagGAAAAGGTGTCATCAGCTCGCATAGTGCAGCAATGAGGTAAGGGCGCCTATATGCAGGACTTACCTACTGTGAGAGCGCAATAATTAAGATTTGCTCGACATTACTGCTTTCAAATGCATCAGGATCATTTCTATGAGAAGGCAGAAAAGCAGCGAAAGGGGTAAAATATTGctctgtatttttattattcttttattaATTCAACTTAAATTGAAActcttttggaaaaataaataaagttgatggGATGGGTCATTGTCATGCCACACCGCCAAAAAGTGTTGTGGAATTACAGACCTTCCTCGCCAGTTGGAGTCCGCTGAAAGGAAGCTGTCAGTCAAAGCCTTGACTGAAGAATGGGCTGGCGGAGGTGCTTTATTGTGGGACCAGTTTGACCAGAGAATAGGCTTCTTAGGGATCCTATCTGCTATTTAATTCAAGCTGGACAGGAAGCCATCAATGCAGAACGGTGGAGAGGGGCCCTTCACTTTCATTCTCCTGCTGATATGGATTAATGAAGTTTCTAAATGCTTATTAATAGTAATAATTTTGTCTGCCAAGCTGATAAAAGAGATGGTCGTTCCGATATCTAATAAATTTAGAACTCATATCTGTGCATGAGTAGAACTGAGAGGTGAAAAGAGCTTGACAACAATCCAGAAaagaaacatgatttttttctttttttggttagtTATTAAACATCTATCTAGACTGGTCCTATAAGAGCGTCGTTTCTCTGATATGTCTGTCCACTATTACCTCATACAGTTGTTCCAGTGGTTATACATATGTTGGCTCATTCTCTTCTACAGACATCTTTCTGCTCAAAGGCCGTGTGTGTTAAAACACCGTGACTCGTGAAAGTTCATATCTATTGTAAATGAATTTAGTTCATTCGAAGTCgacttttgttttgtcaaatAGAAACCCGGAGAAAATGGCACAGGAAATAGCACTCCACAAAAACACTGGAACAAGGTTAAAACTATCCTTAGTTTAATACattctccttaaaaaaaaaaaaaaaaaaacgccaatGGGGCTTAGAAAAAAGGGCTGtatcaagaattcttatttttagaCAAGAATTATAAGACacgttttcttaaactaagattgttttgcttttgaaaaactttccagataagattatttttcttgcaaaactaaaaataaggGAATTTTTCTTGAGGATCAAATTACTATGAATCAGTTTTGCTGTGCATAGTTGAGGACTTTTCTTTATCCTGATGGACAATAATGCAATAATAGGAGGGATCAAAGAGTGAATACAGGTGGCAGTAGACCTCAAATTAGCTTCTCgggtgcagcagcagaaaccagGAGAGGTTGGtacaaaaaagacagacaatACCTCTGGAAATAGTACACCATCAGCATTAACatgcatttatgttttaaaggcTGAATGATGCAAACATTACGCTACTTTAACCCTGGAACACTTTCGCGATAAAAAGTTACACCATCACTTTTGCTGGATAATTTTTAACCTTATATAATATACCCaacaaaaagtatttgtcaTAAAAAAGAGATCAAAGCATGACAACACATGATAAATTGCAGTGGTTGtcttattttcaactgtggtatgtttaacaaaatgaaaaaaaaataggaagttcctaaaaacatgtttaaaaattactgaaaaattaagaatttgaggaaaaaaatcctaaaaaataataaaacgatactagaaacttggtctttggtccacccattcctgggacatgtgagacttccctggtgaaggTAAAGACGTGCAACATATTAAAATTTATGTAAAAAGTTTTGCTTGGGTAAAAATCAGCCGGTGATAGTGCTCTAGGGTTAACCATATTGAtattaaaaggtaaaaagaagCTAAGAACTCAACTATACTTTAAGCTTGAAAGACTATACAAACTTTTGAGTTAGTTTAAGTTTT
Coding sequences:
- the LOC101161751 gene encoding protein canopy-1 translates to MASWIIQMVVMMMSVFIKTSHGKRDQVLYCSACRAIVDELNYSISQVDPRKTIDIGGFRVNPDGSVKNKQVPLARSETHLGELLEEVCKSMSDYALYLDPNTQQKQYRRFAPRSTGADGGFPDLKNFQFDGPEASTGLTFACETLVEELEDAIISTFSKKADGVEEQLCSSVCDQGESENRTNKEL